A part of Miscanthus floridulus cultivar M001 chromosome 6, ASM1932011v1, whole genome shotgun sequence genomic DNA contains:
- the LOC136461192 gene encoding uncharacterized protein encodes MESQPERWRYDVPLANQSKLQPLLRALERLRSHSLTAVMVVAAFHCRRVLPLMARWQCLFEMTPDSIRLFAVALSDEEILRQGMRDVRASPPPVLKDAERRAENRAHAKVYKERKDAEEARRKRKSLEGDELEKHRQQQGRDGLSEEPSPSSSSMDFSSDDDESEAGRGPLDHLSDVRETATGASVSNLASLGGGEGASGLVIARPKAEADTPETRASRKRAVSPMGSTVEVERATAGATQPPPQRTERALESNEGRPVPVDIGVVPLPPPPPLPRTRDAVWKLLLPHSSQKHQAEAPALVPLKALKVSTSSTARWVVDTQTAVQRGAMLAMVDLKEPVAQGEATEAATKQTGEEVPTPHKAGALESGEADAPSIVEATEGEAKAPRTSEAEVAEAGASRASEAEVVDAGAPRTIEAEGALHTSVKRALAVISSHYAGINLEAISDGYVVAEDDKKAEEEVMKLVEATEAPSTALARLFKEEKVPPTPTANAGDPEF; translated from the exons ATGGAGAGCCAAccggagaggtggaggtacgaTGTCCCATTGGCTAATCagtccaagctgcagccgctgctGAGGGCGCTAGAGAGGCTGCGTAGCCATAGCCTTACGGCGGtcatggtcgtggcggccttccactgccggagggtgctgccgctgatggctcgatggcaatgcctgttcgagatgacaccag acagCATCCGGTTGTTCGCCgtcgccctttccgacgaggagattctgcgtcag gggatgagggatgtgcgagcctccccaccgcccgttcTCAAGGACGCAGAGCGGCGAGCGGAGAACAGGGCGCATGCCAAGGTGTACAAGGAGCGGAAGGACGctgaggaggcaaggcgcaagaggaagagcctcgaggGCGACGAGCTAGAGAAACATCGCCAGCAACAGGGGCGTGATGGTCTCTCGGAGGAGCCGTCTCCGTCATCGTCGTCGATGGATTTTTCGAGCgatgacgacgagagcgaggcggggcggggtcccctggaccacctctcTGACGTTAGGGAGACGGCGACTGGGGCGTCGGTGAGCAACCTGGCatctctaggaggaggagagggtgcCTCAGGGCTAGTGATCGCCCGCCccaaggccgaggccgacacgcccgagacaCGGGCATCGAggaagcgcgccgtcagcccgatgggctcaacggtggaggtggagcgagcgacggcGGGGGCGACTCAACCACCTCCACAGAGGACCGAGAGGGCGTTAGAGTCTAACGAGGGTCGGCCAGTACCGGTGGACATAGGGGTAgtgccactgccgccgccaccgccattgccGAGGACGAGGGACGCGGTGTGGAAGCTATTGCTTCCCcattcgag CCAGAAGCATCAGGCGGAAGCGCCCGCCCTAGTGCCACttaaggcactcaaggtgagcaccagctccactgcCCGATGGGTGGTGGACACGCAAACCGCCGTGCAGCGTGGCGCGATGTTAGCCATGGTTGACctgaaggagccggtcgcccaaggagaggctaccgaggcggccacgAAGCAGACGGGGGAGGAGGTGCCTACGCCCCACAAGGCTGGGGCCCTTGAGTCAGGTGAAGCCGATGCGCCTTCAATcgttgaggccaccgagggcgaggccaaggcccctaggacctccgaggctgaggtggcggaggccggggCTTCTAGGGCTTCCGAAGCCGAGGTGGTGGACGCCGGGGCTcccaggaccatcgaggccgAG ggggcgctgcatacgagcgtcaagcgcgccctggccgtcatctcctcgcactacgccggcatcaacctcgaggccatcagcgacGGTTACGTCGTGGCGGAGGATGATAAGAAGgctgaggaggaggtcatgaagctggtggaggcgacTGAGGCCCCTAGCACGGCACTAGCCAGGTTGTTCAAAGAGGAGAaggttcctcctacgccgaccgccaacgctggcgaccctgagttttga
- the LOC136459501 gene encoding NAC domain-containing protein 90-like: MAAGLPPGYRFYPTEEELISFYLRNKLDNLRDDIERVIPVVDVYSVDPWQLPGIHEMLRRGGGGAGDGEPWFYFCPRQERARGGRPSRTTPSGYWKAAGTPGVVYSTADHDRRAIGVKKTMVFYRGRAPSGTKTKWKMNEYRALQYEAPVPGPAAVGVGVGTDGSSSSSSTHHHAAAVPVPVPPPPNVAPQPQLQPRGEFSLCRLYTKSGNLRHFDRRPLAAAGGVVVPGEDPAGPSTAVAASPPDDDDGSGSSSMQQQQLTERGANDPYGDDDVAVTTEREGAHDPFCDDVAILDALLYWPGD; encoded by the exons ATGGCGGCCGGCCTGCCCCCGGGGTACCGCTTCTACCCGACGGAAGAGGAGCTGATATCCTTCTACCTCCGGAACAAGCTGGACAACCTCCGCGACGACATCGAGCGCGTCATCCCCGTCGTCGACGTCTACTCCGTCGACCCCTGGCAGCTCCCAG GGATTCACGAGATgctgcgccgcggcggcggcggcgccggggacGGGGAGCCGTGGTTCTACTTCTGCCCGCGGCAGGAGCGGGCGCGGGGCGGGCGGCCCAGCCGGACGACGCCGTCGGGGTACTGGAAGGCCGCGGGCACGCCCGGGGTCGTTTACTCCACCGCCGATCACGACCGCCGCGCCATCGGGGTGAAGAAGACCATGGTGTTCTACCGCGGCCGCGCGCCGTCGGGGACCAAGACCAAGTGGAAGATGAACGAGTACAGGGCGCTCCAGTACGAAGCCCCCGTCCCCGGCCCCGCCGCCGTCGGAGTTGGAGTCGGAACGGACGGGTCCTCGTCGTCGTCTAGCacccaccaccacgccgccgccgtaCCCGTACCcgtaccaccaccaccaaacgtTGCCCCGCAGCCGCAG TTGCAGCCGAGGGGCGAGTTTAGCCTGTGTCGACTCTACACCAAATCTGGGAACCTGAGACACTTTGACCGGCGGCCGCTCGCAGCTGCGGGAGGCGTCGTCGTCCCTGGCGAGGACCCGGCGGGGCCGTCCACGGCAGTCGCCGCGTCGCCGCCGGATGATGACGATGGCTCCGGCAGCAGCTCCATGCAACAGCAGCAGCTGACGGAGAGAGGTGCCAACGATCCATACGGTGACGACGACGTGGCGGTGACGACGGAGAGAGAAGGTGCCCACGATCCTTTCTGTGACGACGTGGCCATCTTGGATGCCCTTTTATACTGGCCCGGAGACTAG